The following coding sequences are from one Brooklawnia cerclae window:
- a CDS encoding carboxyltransferase domain-containing protein, translating into MIEQLPTVQGLRSYTVEPLGESYVLITFTDESEEDRWRHAHSICRSLEHLGYDAVISTYPAYDSVLVEFDALRIDTAGITRILDGLAGRYSEADEAWLRDAVVYRFPIRFGFDIEPIASELGISISELIEMEVSEPIRIRCRAVGGGLMMRNHPTVPPVRRLASPVIRETLGGEFNLAGHQCSIGLSTGRATTGWRTIGRTPVDVAAEFLKPGRNFHIGDLVKLEPISSDAWSQHVGRPIDVIGADS; encoded by the coding sequence GTGATCGAACAGCTCCCCACCGTGCAAGGTCTGCGGTCGTACACAGTCGAGCCGCTCGGCGAGTCGTACGTGCTCATCACCTTCACCGACGAGTCCGAGGAGGATCGATGGCGGCACGCCCATTCGATCTGCCGGTCGCTCGAACATCTGGGCTACGACGCCGTCATATCGACGTACCCCGCCTACGACAGCGTCCTGGTCGAGTTCGACGCGTTGCGCATCGACACCGCCGGGATCACACGGATCCTCGACGGGTTGGCGGGCCGCTACTCGGAGGCGGACGAGGCATGGCTGAGGGATGCCGTCGTCTATCGCTTCCCCATCCGGTTCGGTTTCGACATCGAGCCGATCGCGAGCGAGCTGGGCATATCGATCTCGGAACTCATCGAGATGGAGGTGAGCGAGCCGATCCGGATACGGTGCCGAGCGGTGGGCGGCGGCCTGATGATGCGCAATCATCCGACCGTCCCGCCGGTCCGGCGGCTCGCCTCCCCCGTCATCCGGGAGACGCTTGGAGGCGAGTTCAACCTCGCCGGCCATCAGTGCTCGATCGGCCTGAGCACAGGACGGGCCACGACCGGGTGGAGGACCATCGGCCGCACCCCCGTGGACGTGGCGGCCGAGTTCCTGAAACCCGGCAGGAACTTCCACATCGGCGACCTCGTGAAGCTGGAGCCGATCTCCTCCGACGCGTGGTCGCAGCATGTGGGACGCCCCATCGACGTCATCGGGGCCGACTCATGA
- a CDS encoding biotin-dependent carboxyltransferase family protein yields MTASRAGVSIRVLESFGAVVQDLGRVGHEKGGINRSGASDTFSSRFANLAIGNRADAPCVEITGTRFAFETAEAVTIAVTGAGCEVRVDEDVRIPQWEPVTVPRGARVDIGLPTAGYRVYLALAGGLRARSLYGSVSPLPPFGFLNEVRAGDELSRDPRNAGSPVAPGSSDLARPFVERTLGAERIGVIETAQTAMFEGMERLYSHQFTMSPRSNPVGARFAGPTPVRKDNRELVSRSVPIGSIEIPSAGELIALLRGRLITAGYPVPAVIARADIDVVAQLAPGARVGFERIDESEARYRLMQTELVLQRLAGRDTSRHHL; encoded by the coding sequence ATGACCGCCTCCCGCGCGGGCGTCAGCATCCGCGTGCTCGAGTCGTTCGGCGCCGTGGTCCAGGACCTCGGACGCGTCGGTCACGAGAAGGGCGGGATCAATCGGAGCGGTGCGTCCGACACCTTCTCGTCCCGCTTCGCTAACCTCGCGATCGGGAACCGGGCCGACGCCCCGTGCGTCGAGATCACCGGCACGCGCTTCGCGTTCGAGACCGCCGAAGCCGTGACCATCGCGGTGACCGGTGCCGGCTGCGAGGTGCGGGTCGACGAGGACGTGCGGATACCGCAATGGGAGCCGGTCACCGTCCCGCGTGGGGCCCGTGTCGACATCGGCCTGCCCACCGCCGGCTACCGGGTCTACCTCGCACTCGCCGGAGGCCTCCGTGCGAGGAGTCTCTACGGAAGTGTCTCGCCGCTGCCTCCGTTCGGCTTCCTCAACGAGGTGCGGGCCGGCGACGAGTTGTCCCGCGATCCCCGCAACGCCGGATCCCCGGTGGCACCCGGATCGAGCGACCTCGCACGACCCTTCGTCGAGCGGACGCTCGGGGCGGAGCGGATCGGTGTGATCGAGACCGCCCAGACCGCGATGTTCGAGGGTATGGAACGCCTCTACTCGCATCAGTTCACGATGAGCCCGCGCAGCAACCCGGTCGGTGCCCGGTTCGCCGGCCCGACCCCGGTTCGCAAGGACAATCGTGAGCTCGTGAGCCGTTCGGTCCCGATCGGGTCCATCGAGATCCCGTCGGCCGGCGAACTCATCGCGCTGCTCCGCGGCCGGCTCATCACAGCGGGCTACCCCGTGCCGGCCGTCATCGCCAGGGCGGACATCGACGTCGTGGCGCAGCTGGCGCCGGGCGCGCGCGTCGGGTTCGAGCGCATCGACGAGTCCGAGGCCCGCTACCGACTCATGCAGACCGAGCTCGTCCTGCAGCGCCTGGCGGGACGAGACACGTCCCGCCATCACCTCTGA
- a CDS encoding biotin carboxylase N-terminal domain-containing protein, translating to MTAPIVHTPAVFIANRGEIAVRVIRAATDLGYRTAVVYVEADSDAPYVAMATHAELVGSGANPFLDAELLVAAAVRAGAELLHPGYGFLAEDADFARRVEAAGLCWVGPGAEAIAALGDKTSARTIARAVGAPLVRGSDGPVAGPDDIRDFADRVGYPVAVKASHGGGGRGMRVIGSQADIEPLFTAARNEALAAFGDAECFVEQYLDRPRHVETQCLADAHGNVSVVGTRDCSLQRRHQKLLEEAPAPGLTDAQLETLTTASRDILRHVGYRGAATCEFLVSRDGVVSFLEVNTRIQVEHTVTEVVSGIDLVEQQFRIARGEQVRFPDNRSRGTAFEYRVNSEDPANGFLPSTGVITRYAEPSGPWVRVDSGVRAGSDVSGMFDSMLAKLVVTGSTREQALDRSRRALGEFVVEGVRTTLPLFTALVDDPVFRAHGSGTGEGIHTNWVERDFLTGGGLEQVASHQDDASEPPSGTGQATPAGVVIRVDGREMSLEVPDAFLRRIASLGSPALRPAPRLAGVNVRDAASPQVTGRVVSAPAQGIVVAVHVSEGTDVHEGDPLVTIEVMKMEHTIRAPGDGRVEHLVGLGEQVSPSTPLLRLV from the coding sequence ATGACAGCACCCATCGTCCACACCCCGGCCGTCTTCATCGCCAACCGCGGCGAGATAGCCGTCCGCGTCATCCGTGCGGCCACCGACCTGGGCTACCGGACCGCGGTCGTGTACGTCGAGGCCGACTCGGACGCGCCCTACGTCGCGATGGCCACACATGCCGAGTTGGTCGGCTCCGGGGCGAATCCGTTCCTCGATGCGGAGTTGCTCGTCGCCGCCGCCGTCCGGGCCGGGGCCGAACTCCTGCACCCCGGGTACGGGTTCCTGGCAGAGGACGCGGACTTCGCCCGGCGCGTCGAGGCCGCCGGCCTGTGCTGGGTAGGCCCGGGCGCCGAGGCCATCGCCGCGCTGGGTGACAAGACCTCGGCCCGGACGATCGCCCGCGCGGTCGGGGCGCCACTCGTCCGGGGGAGCGACGGTCCGGTGGCCGGGCCGGACGACATCCGGGATTTCGCCGACCGGGTCGGGTACCCGGTCGCCGTCAAGGCCTCGCACGGCGGAGGCGGACGAGGCATGCGTGTCATCGGCTCGCAGGCCGACATCGAACCGCTGTTCACCGCTGCGCGGAACGAGGCGCTCGCAGCCTTCGGCGACGCCGAGTGCTTCGTCGAGCAGTACCTCGACCGTCCCCGGCACGTCGAGACGCAGTGTCTCGCCGACGCCCACGGGAACGTCTCGGTCGTCGGCACCCGCGACTGCTCACTCCAGCGCAGGCACCAGAAGCTCCTCGAGGAGGCCCCCGCACCGGGCCTGACCGACGCGCAACTGGAGACGCTGACGACCGCGTCCCGCGACATCCTGCGGCACGTGGGCTACCGGGGCGCGGCGACCTGCGAGTTTCTCGTCTCGCGCGACGGCGTCGTGTCGTTCCTCGAGGTGAACACGCGCATCCAGGTCGAGCACACCGTGACCGAGGTCGTCTCCGGCATCGACCTGGTCGAACAGCAGTTCCGCATCGCACGCGGCGAGCAGGTGCGCTTTCCCGACAACCGGTCGCGGGGCACGGCCTTCGAGTACCGCGTCAACAGCGAGGATCCGGCGAACGGCTTCCTTCCCTCGACCGGTGTCATCACCCGATATGCCGAACCCTCCGGGCCGTGGGTCAGGGTCGACAGCGGCGTACGCGCGGGAAGCGACGTGTCGGGCATGTTCGACTCGATGCTCGCCAAGCTCGTCGTGACCGGTTCCACACGCGAGCAGGCCCTCGACCGCTCCCGCCGAGCCCTCGGCGAGTTCGTCGTCGAAGGAGTACGCACCACGCTGCCGCTGTTCACCGCGCTCGTGGACGACCCGGTGTTCCGCGCGCACGGCTCCGGAACCGGCGAGGGCATCCACACGAACTGGGTCGAGCGCGACTTCCTCACCGGAGGCGGGCTCGAACAGGTCGCGTCCCACCAGGACGACGCGTCCGAACCGCCGTCCGGCACGGGGCAGGCGACGCCGGCCGGCGTGGTGATCCGCGTCGACGGGCGCGAGATGAGTCTGGAGGTGCCCGATGCATTCCTCCGGCGGATCGCCTCGCTCGGATCGCCGGCACTCCGCCCGGCCCCGCGGCTCGCCGGTGTGAACGTCCGGGACGCCGCCTCGCCGCAGGTCACCGGGCGCGTCGTCAGCGCACCCGCCCAGGGCATCGTGGTGGCGGTGCACGTCTCGGAGGGCACCGACGTCCACGAGGGCGATCCCCTGGTCACGATCGAGGTCATGAAGATGGAGCACACGATCCGCGCCCCGGGCGACGGGCGCGTCGAGCACCTGGTGGGGCTCGGCGAGCAGGTGTCGCCGAGCACACCGCTCCTCCGGCTGGTCTGA
- a CDS encoding pyridoxal phosphate-dependent aminotransferase, whose protein sequence is MMATSPVSARVRRVRDVSRRNEVPAHADLIELSKGEPDLDTPRPVVEAMTGAIAAGWTHYATVKGDPELREALVTDANRRHGTSYSAADCVITHGGAAAITATVLALVDHGDRVVTADPSYSLYRDAVALAGGELVEVEIRPGDESAGLRRLAQRAIAEDATMIMLCNPVNPSGATYDRTELESLAATLTGTSIRVFVDEAYEAYVYEDGAFATALDVPSLIERLIFCQTFSKTYAMTGWRIGYVVSSDAQALQAILDVHKTFNGPLNTAVQRAAIEAIRTRDDVIPAMLAEYAQRRAYVMDRLSAVPGVRFVAPVGAFYVFFEYDLDIGSAELRDLLVREHGIALRPGSEFGDAGEHHLRLSYTYSMDTLAAGIDRLEKAFTELAGMRAVTAP, encoded by the coding sequence ATGATGGCGACTTCCCCGGTATCGGCACGAGTGAGGCGCGTCCGGGACGTGTCCCGGCGCAACGAGGTGCCGGCTCACGCCGACCTCATCGAGCTGTCGAAGGGCGAGCCCGATCTGGACACGCCGCGTCCGGTCGTCGAGGCGATGACCGGGGCGATCGCGGCGGGCTGGACGCACTACGCCACGGTCAAGGGTGACCCCGAACTCCGTGAGGCACTGGTCACCGACGCGAACCGGAGGCACGGCACGTCCTATTCGGCGGCCGACTGCGTGATCACCCACGGGGGCGCGGCCGCGATCACCGCGACCGTGCTCGCACTCGTCGACCACGGCGACCGGGTGGTCACCGCCGACCCGAGCTACTCGCTGTACCGGGACGCCGTCGCCCTGGCGGGCGGCGAGCTCGTCGAGGTCGAGATCCGGCCCGGGGACGAGAGCGCAGGGCTGCGGAGGCTCGCACAGCGTGCGATCGCCGAGGATGCGACGATGATCATGCTGTGCAACCCGGTCAACCCGAGCGGGGCCACCTACGATCGCACGGAGCTGGAGTCCCTCGCCGCGACGCTGACCGGCACCTCCATCCGGGTGTTCGTGGACGAGGCCTACGAGGCGTACGTCTACGAGGACGGCGCCTTCGCGACCGCGCTCGACGTCCCGTCCCTGATCGAGCGGCTGATCTTCTGCCAGACCTTCTCGAAGACCTACGCGATGACAGGGTGGCGGATCGGATATGTCGTCTCGTCCGACGCGCAGGCACTGCAGGCGATCCTGGACGTCCACAAGACGTTCAACGGGCCCCTCAACACCGCCGTGCAACGCGCGGCGATCGAGGCGATACGCACCCGCGACGACGTGATCCCCGCGATGCTCGCCGAGTACGCGCAACGCCGGGCCTACGTCATGGACCGGCTCTCAGCCGTCCCGGGAGTGCGCTTCGTCGCCCCGGTCGGCGCCTTCTACGTGTTCTTCGAGTACGACCTCGACATCGGATCGGCCGAACTGCGCGACCTGCTCGTCCGCGAACACGGCATCGCGCTGCGGCCGGGATCGGAGTTCGGGGACGCCGGGGAACACCATCTGCGGCTCTCGTACACCTATTCGATGGACACGCTCGCCGCCGGGATCGACCGGCTCGAGAAGGCCTTCACGGAGCTCGCCGGTATGCGGGCGGTGACGGCCCCATGA
- a CDS encoding SDR family oxidoreductase, protein MTYSDYSTALVTGASSGMGEATVRMFVARGLTVHAVARDGARLDALADSLGVIPHAVDLADTDAIESELGGLRVDVLVNSAGVSRQGNVLTSTRSDLDAMVDVNLRAVLHLTRLFLPGMVDRDLGHIVNISSIAGHYNFFGHTAYHATKAAIHQVSRQLRNDTLGKRIRVTEISPGRVETEIFGRNLGGSPEAMKEAWATYFEGYESLTTDDIVSAIDFALSAPRHANIGLIEIMPTFQVPGGLTFDRRAE, encoded by the coding sequence ATGACCTACAGCGACTATTCCACCGCCCTCGTGACCGGAGCATCGTCGGGCATGGGCGAGGCAACCGTGCGGATGTTCGTCGCACGCGGACTCACCGTGCACGCCGTGGCCCGCGACGGGGCCCGGCTCGACGCGCTCGCCGACAGCCTCGGTGTGATCCCGCACGCCGTCGACCTTGCCGACACCGACGCGATCGAATCCGAACTCGGCGGTCTTCGCGTGGACGTCCTGGTGAACAGTGCGGGAGTGAGCCGGCAGGGCAACGTCCTCACGTCCACCCGATCCGACCTTGACGCGATGGTGGACGTCAACCTGCGCGCCGTACTGCACCTGACCAGGCTGTTCCTGCCCGGCATGGTGGATCGCGACCTCGGGCACATCGTCAACATCTCCAGCATCGCCGGGCACTACAACTTCTTCGGGCACACCGCCTACCACGCGACGAAGGCGGCGATCCACCAGGTCTCGCGCCAGCTGCGCAACGACACCCTGGGCAAGCGCATCCGCGTGACCGAGATCTCACCGGGACGTGTGGAGACCGAGATCTTCGGCCGCAACCTCGGGGGAAGCCCCGAGGCGATGAAGGAGGCCTGGGCGACCTACTTCGAGGGTTACGAATCGCTGACGACCGACGACATCGTGTCGGCGATCGACTTCGCACTCAGCGCCCCACGACATGCCAACATCGGCCTCATCGAGATCATGCCCACCTTCCAGGTGCCCGGCGGCCTCACCTTCGACAGGAGGGCCGAATGA
- a CDS encoding Glu/Leu/Phe/Val family dehydrogenase, translating to MSVGVTQVPTSARPGGPIGAPHDLGPGTGPLGAAIRQLRDAARSLELPCALFETLARPQQEVTVHFPVMMDDGSVVTLEGHRVQHNLARGPGKGGIRYAPGVDLDEVRALAMWMTWKCALMDIPFGGAKGGVAFDPAERTDHEVERITRAFTHAISHFIGPDTDIPAPDVGTDERTMAWMMDAYARSTGQFAPAVVTGKPLAMGGSHGRASSTSDGLGFITMALLQDLGIEAGKASASIQGFGKVGGGLAAFYEKAGIAVHAVSDRYGAIRNDRGIDIQHLRRHVAQTGSVVGFPGAERTDPADVLAADVTIVVPAAIEGVVTGANATSIRATVLLEGANGPTTPEADEILADRGTLVVPDILANSGGVVVSYFEWVQARQQHRWTEHRVRQDLRERMLRAWEMVRRDAAGRGRTLRESATAIAVGRVADTQRMRGMM from the coding sequence ATGAGCGTCGGGGTCACGCAGGTTCCCACCTCGGCCCGGCCCGGCGGTCCCATCGGCGCCCCGCACGATCTCGGGCCCGGCACCGGCCCGTTGGGCGCGGCGATCCGCCAGCTGCGCGACGCGGCCCGGTCGCTGGAGCTTCCATGCGCACTCTTCGAGACGCTGGCGCGACCTCAGCAGGAGGTGACCGTCCACTTCCCCGTGATGATGGACGACGGCTCCGTCGTGACGCTCGAGGGACACCGCGTGCAGCACAACCTCGCTCGCGGGCCGGGAAAGGGAGGCATCCGGTACGCACCCGGGGTCGACCTCGACGAGGTCCGGGCACTGGCGATGTGGATGACCTGGAAGTGCGCGCTCATGGACATCCCGTTCGGCGGGGCGAAGGGGGGCGTCGCGTTCGACCCGGCGGAGCGCACCGATCACGAGGTCGAGCGGATCACGCGGGCGTTCACCCATGCGATCAGCCACTTCATCGGGCCGGACACCGACATACCGGCTCCCGACGTGGGCACCGACGAACGCACGATGGCGTGGATGATGGACGCGTACGCCCGGAGCACCGGGCAGTTCGCACCCGCCGTCGTGACGGGCAAGCCGCTCGCCATGGGCGGCTCGCACGGACGGGCCAGTTCGACCTCCGACGGCCTCGGCTTCATCACGATGGCGCTCCTCCAGGACCTCGGCATCGAGGCAGGGAAGGCGTCGGCATCGATCCAGGGGTTCGGCAAGGTCGGCGGGGGGCTCGCCGCGTTCTACGAGAAGGCCGGCATCGCCGTGCACGCGGTCTCGGACCGCTACGGAGCCATCCGCAACGACCGGGGCATCGACATCCAGCACCTCCGCCGGCATGTGGCACAGACCGGATCCGTGGTCGGCTTCCCCGGTGCCGAACGCACCGATCCCGCCGACGTGCTGGCGGCCGACGTGACGATCGTCGTCCCCGCCGCGATCGAGGGCGTGGTCACCGGCGCGAATGCGACCTCGATCCGGGCCACCGTGCTCCTCGAGGGTGCGAACGGGCCGACGACCCCCGAGGCCGACGAGATCCTGGCGGACCGTGGCACGCTCGTGGTGCCCGACATCCTGGCCAACTCGGGCGGCGTGGTGGTCAGCTACTTCGAATGGGTGCAGGCTCGCCAGCAGCACCGATGGACCGAGCATCGCGTCCGGCAGGATCTGCGCGAACGCATGCTCCGGGCCTGGGAGATGGTGCGCCGCGATGCCGCCGGGCGGGGCCGTACCCTCCGGGAGTCGGCCACCGCCATCGCCGTGGGGCGGGTCGCCGACACGCAGCGCATGCGGGGGATGATGTGA
- a CDS encoding MFS transporter, whose protein sequence is MSVHSRGRGPGLAERDHGDGWVWVVVSTFIVFLVVGALITIIPVHVVDELGVSTEAIGVASLATGIGGAAGRLASGPLLRGFAWRRVALWALVTCIVSLVGTAVVADLVWFDVCRAVQGVATALFHTAITSGTLLEAGPERGATALAVTSAPLYVGTALGPGFGELLATRAGAEPWLLLAAMVAVALALMVVSAVRGPRAVPTGARSPDETPERAHGTAGPLRALHAIVYPAAIVPGLIWVLMASQWIALQTYLPLLSGHFGLERVGAVYATFAGCVVVIRGAGARWLNRVPNRRIVAVSCASALAGSLVLLLVRNAAGLYAGVVLLAVCAALGYGALLQLALALVRPQEHGAAVSTFSLMLDATSGTVVAVIGFYSAGGTQATSLVSLGLGCVALGTVLFAGWAAVRSRGLHAQARRPGILIDGPGDAIG, encoded by the coding sequence ATGTCTGTGCACTCGCGAGGACGCGGGCCCGGCCTGGCCGAACGGGATCACGGGGACGGCTGGGTGTGGGTCGTCGTCAGCACGTTTATCGTGTTCCTCGTCGTCGGGGCGCTGATCACGATCATCCCCGTCCACGTGGTGGACGAGCTGGGCGTGTCGACCGAGGCCATCGGCGTCGCCTCCCTGGCGACGGGCATCGGCGGGGCGGCCGGACGGCTGGCCAGCGGGCCGCTGCTGCGCGGGTTCGCCTGGCGGCGGGTGGCGCTGTGGGCGCTGGTGACCTGCATCGTCTCGCTCGTCGGCACCGCGGTGGTGGCCGATCTCGTGTGGTTCGACGTCTGCCGGGCCGTGCAGGGCGTGGCGACGGCGCTCTTCCACACCGCGATCACCAGCGGCACGCTCCTCGAGGCGGGGCCCGAACGGGGGGCCACTGCGCTGGCGGTGACCTCGGCTCCGCTCTACGTCGGCACCGCGCTCGGCCCCGGATTCGGCGAGTTGCTCGCGACGCGGGCAGGCGCCGAGCCCTGGCTGCTGCTCGCCGCGATGGTCGCCGTGGCCCTGGCTCTCATGGTCGTGTCCGCGGTACGCGGTCCCCGTGCGGTTCCGACCGGGGCACGGAGCCCGGACGAGACCCCTGAGCGAGCGCACGGCACCGCCGGGCCTCTGCGAGCCCTGCATGCGATCGTCTACCCGGCGGCCATCGTGCCGGGTCTGATCTGGGTGCTCATGGCGTCCCAGTGGATCGCGCTGCAGACGTACCTGCCGCTCCTCTCGGGACATTTCGGGCTCGAGCGGGTCGGCGCCGTCTACGCCACGTTCGCGGGCTGCGTCGTCGTCATCAGGGGCGCGGGCGCCCGGTGGCTCAACCGGGTGCCGAACCGGCGCATCGTCGCCGTGAGCTGCGCGAGTGCGCTGGCCGGTAGCCTCGTGCTCCTGCTCGTCCGCAACGCGGCCGGACTGTATGCCGGGGTCGTGCTGCTCGCCGTCTGCGCGGCGCTCGGGTACGGGGCCCTGCTGCAGCTCGCCCTGGCGCTCGTGCGACCCCAGGAGCACGGGGCCGCGGTCAGCACGTTCTCGCTGATGCTCGACGCGACCTCCGGCACGGTCGTGGCCGTCATCGGCTTCTACTCGGCGGGAGGCACACAGGCCACGAGCCTCGTGTCGCTCGGGCTGGGCTGTGTGGCACTCGGCACCGTGTTGTTCGCGGGCTGGGCCGCCGTCAGGAGCCGTGGCCTGCACGCACAGGCGCGCAGGCCGGGCATCCTGATCGACGGCCCCGGGGACGCGATCGGGTGA
- a CDS encoding sodium:solute symporter family protein, whose translation MNGVRVAPFERTSTGMDTLIQTNAIDYVIIVIYFAAVIGIGLLARRQVSGSLDFFLSGRSLPAWVTGLAFVSANLGAVEIMGMSATGAQIGMPTVHYFWIGAVPAMLFLGIVMMPFYYGSKVRSVPEFMRLRFGTGAHLVNAISFALAQLLIAGINLYLLGSIVHALLGWPLWVALIVAAVIVLAYITFGGLSAAIYNEVLQFFVIVASLLPLSLLGLHKVGGWSGLKDKITEMAAANPGQIAPAAEQLHSWPGQALSGFGSPVLSVIGIVFGLGFVLSFGYWTTNFVEVQRAMASDSITSARKTPIIGAFPKMLVPFITILPGMLAAVLVPEIGQVKAGAEVAGGASGQGVTYNDSILYLMRDLLPNGLLGLAIAGLLAAFMAGMAANISAFNTVISVDLWQTYVAKDRDDQYYVTVGRVATLAATIIAIFTALIAGQFSNIMDYLQTLFGFFNAPLFATFIVGMFWKKLTPTAGWVGLVTGTLSAVCVWVLSLVGVVNLPGQGTAFVAASAGFVMDVIVSLLVSQVTKPKPAEELVGFVYSETPKSHFADPKLATMPWYSRPGPLAIIALVMVIVLNIAF comes from the coding sequence ATGAACGGTGTGCGCGTCGCACCTTTTGAGAGGACATCAACGGGGATGGATACGCTTATCCAGACCAATGCGATTGATTACGTGATCATCGTGATCTACTTCGCAGCCGTCATCGGGATCGGTCTGCTGGCCCGCCGGCAGGTTTCCGGATCCCTCGACTTCTTCCTGTCGGGACGCTCGCTACCCGCATGGGTCACCGGACTCGCATTCGTCTCGGCCAACCTCGGCGCGGTCGAGATCATGGGCATGTCCGCGACCGGTGCGCAGATCGGTATGCCCACCGTCCACTACTTCTGGATCGGCGCGGTGCCGGCGATGCTGTTCCTCGGCATCGTCATGATGCCGTTCTACTACGGCTCGAAGGTGCGCTCGGTGCCCGAGTTCATGCGACTGCGGTTCGGCACCGGCGCCCACCTGGTGAATGCGATCTCCTTCGCGCTGGCGCAGCTGCTCATCGCGGGCATCAACCTGTATCTGCTCGGCAGCATCGTGCATGCCCTGCTCGGCTGGCCGCTGTGGGTCGCGCTGATCGTCGCGGCGGTCATCGTCCTGGCCTACATCACCTTCGGCGGCCTGTCGGCGGCCATCTACAACGAGGTGCTGCAGTTCTTCGTCATCGTCGCCTCGCTGCTGCCGCTGTCGCTGCTCGGCCTCCACAAGGTCGGCGGCTGGTCCGGGCTCAAGGACAAGATCACGGAGATGGCCGCGGCCAACCCCGGCCAGATCGCCCCGGCGGCCGAGCAGTTGCACTCGTGGCCCGGCCAGGCGCTGTCGGGCTTCGGCTCGCCGGTGCTGTCGGTGATCGGCATCGTCTTCGGCCTCGGCTTCGTGCTGTCGTTCGGCTACTGGACGACGAACTTCGTCGAGGTGCAGCGCGCCATGGCGTCCGACTCCATCACCTCGGCGCGCAAGACCCCGATCATCGGTGCCTTCCCGAAGATGCTGGTTCCCTTCATCACCATCCTCCCGGGCATGCTGGCAGCCGTACTGGTCCCCGAGATCGGCCAGGTCAAGGCCGGTGCCGAGGTGGCCGGAGGAGCTTCGGGCCAGGGCGTCACCTACAACGACTCGATCCTGTACCTGATGCGCGACCTGCTGCCCAACGGCCTGCTGGGGCTGGCGATCGCGGGCCTGCTGGCCGCCTTCATGGCCGGCATGGCAGCCAACATCTCCGCCTTCAACACCGTCATCTCCGTCGATCTGTGGCAGACCTACGTCGCCAAGGACCGGGACGACCAGTACTACGTGACCGTGGGGCGGGTGGCGACGCTGGCCGCCACGATCATCGCCATCTTCACCGCGCTGATCGCCGGGCAGTTCTCCAACATCATGGACTACCTCCAGACGCTGTTCGGATTCTTCAACGCGCCGCTGTTCGCCACGTTCATCGTCGGGATGTTCTGGAAGAAGCTCACCCCCACCGCCGGTTGGGTCGGTCTGGTGACCGGCACGCTGTCGGCCGTGTGCGTGTGGGTGCTGAGCCTGGTGGGCGTCGTCAACCTGCCCGGCCAGGGAACAGCCTTCGTCGCCGCGTCCGCGGGTTTCGTGATGGACGTGATCGTCAGCCTCCTGGTCTCGCAGGTGACCAAGCCCAAGCCCGCCGAGGAACTGGTCGGCTTCGTGTACTCGGAGACGCCGAAGTCGCACTTCGCGGATCCCAAGCTGGCCACCATGCCCTGGTACAGCCGCCCCGGTCCGCTGGCCATCATCGCGCTCGTGATGGTCATCGTCCTCAACATCGCCTTCTAG